One genomic segment of Actinoplanes ianthinogenes includes these proteins:
- a CDS encoding M4 family metallopeptidase — translation MPGPICFYIPSHIIDHIARNARQLGLDAEAAQRTAVASAAIRQQRQTSGLTSMEALTAPRPGRGDRQIFDDQQQFETGGTVVRGEGDSPVAAANANAAYDGLGATREFFREVLGRDSIDNAGMTLLGDVNYGDKYDNAFWDGSRMVFGNGDDQIFQDFTRDVDVCAHELTHGVTQHTAGLLYTDQSGAMNEAFSDIFAACVDQFVQKADAGEHNWLIGEEVMAAPMYGEAIRSMAHPGTAYDNPVLGKDPQAAHMAQYVPNGDPHVNSGIINRAFYLSAIDLGSYPAARIFYAALQNLWPTAVFTDCAYLCAEQARILARDGKVSRNAPQTVRAAFREVGIE, via the coding sequence ATGCCCGGGCCGATCTGCTTCTACATTCCATCGCACATCATCGATCACATAGCGCGGAATGCCCGTCAATTGGGCCTGGACGCCGAAGCCGCGCAGCGCACCGCGGTGGCGTCCGCGGCCATCCGGCAGCAGCGCCAGACCAGCGGCCTGACCAGCATGGAGGCACTCACCGCGCCGCGCCCGGGCCGGGGTGACCGGCAGATCTTCGACGACCAGCAGCAGTTCGAGACCGGCGGCACGGTGGTCCGCGGCGAGGGCGACAGCCCGGTCGCGGCGGCGAACGCGAACGCCGCATACGACGGACTCGGCGCCACCCGCGAGTTCTTTCGCGAGGTGCTAGGACGGGATTCGATCGACAATGCCGGGATGACGCTGCTGGGCGACGTCAACTACGGCGACAAGTATGACAATGCGTTCTGGGACGGATCCCGAATGGTCTTCGGGAACGGCGACGATCAGATCTTCCAGGATTTCACCCGAGACGTGGACGTGTGCGCGCACGAGCTGACCCACGGCGTCACGCAACACACCGCAGGATTGCTGTATACAGATCAGTCCGGGGCGATGAACGAGGCCTTCTCCGACATCTTCGCCGCGTGCGTCGACCAATTCGTGCAGAAGGCCGACGCCGGCGAGCACAACTGGCTGATCGGCGAGGAGGTGATGGCGGCCCCCATGTACGGCGAGGCGATCCGCTCGATGGCCCACCCCGGCACCGCGTACGACAACCCGGTGCTCGGCAAGGACCCGCAGGCCGCGCACATGGCGCAGTACGTACCGAACGGCGATCCGCACGTGAACAGCGGCATCATCAACCGCGCCTTCTACCTGTCCGCGATTGATCTCGGCTCGTACCCGGCGGCCCGGATCTTCTACGCCGCGTTGCAGAACCTCTGGCCGACCGCGGTGTTCACCGACTGCGCCTATCTCTGCGCCGAGCAGGCCCGCATCCTGGCCCGCGACGGCAAGGTCAGCCGCAACGCCCCGCAGACCGTCCGCGCCGCCTTCCGCGAGGTAGGCATCGAATAG